One genomic segment of Desmodus rotundus isolate HL8 chromosome 5, HLdesRot8A.1, whole genome shotgun sequence includes these proteins:
- the LOC128780955 gene encoding mammaglobin-A-like, translating into MKLVTILMLTALPLYCYAGIGCDLMDNVVKMTIDSNVDVNTYIDNLKEFLPGEETEEAFKFMKECFLDQSEETLEKIKVLQQSIYSSVWCARY; encoded by the exons ATGAAGCTGGTGACCATCCTCATGCTGACCGCCCTCCCCCTGTACTGCTATGCGG GGATTGGCTGCGATCTTATGGACAACGTGGTCAAAATGACCATCGATTCTAATGTGGACGTGAATACATACATCGATAACCTGAAAGAGTTCCTaccaggtgaagaaactgaagaggcCTTCAAATTCATGAAGGAATGCTTTCTCGATCAGAGCGAAGAAACTCTGGAGAAGATCAAAGTTTTGCAG CAATCGATATACAGTAGTGTTTGGTGTGCTCGGTACTAA